In the genome of Candidatus Microbacterium phytovorans, one region contains:
- a CDS encoding GNAT family N-acetyltransferase, translating into MLEEEYEKTRRVLPHHLRRAPEPERPFAFEIRPATRTDMADVREIYNYYVTNSVVTLDEKKWSHARWTDKFDYLHKLGLPFLVAVSPSGQILGYGLVSPWTGKSGYRYTVENSIYLGQAATGKGLGRALLEALIAACEELGIREMVAVISDKGAEASVALHEKLGFVEVGRMGRVGFKFGRWLGTIYLQKHLDAKKRKKRSLFGR; encoded by the coding sequence ATGCTGGAGGAGGAGTACGAGAAGACTCGGCGTGTGCTGCCGCACCACCTCCGCCGTGCTCCCGAGCCCGAGCGTCCTTTCGCTTTCGAGATCCGTCCCGCCACCCGCACCGACATGGCGGACGTGAGGGAGATCTACAACTACTACGTCACCAACTCCGTCGTGACCCTCGACGAGAAGAAGTGGTCGCACGCGCGCTGGACCGACAAGTTCGACTACCTGCACAAGCTCGGGCTCCCGTTCCTCGTCGCCGTGTCGCCGTCGGGGCAGATCCTGGGATACGGCCTGGTCTCGCCGTGGACCGGCAAGTCCGGCTACCGCTACACCGTGGAGAACTCGATCTACCTCGGGCAGGCGGCCACCGGCAAAGGGCTCGGCCGCGCGCTCCTGGAGGCGCTGATCGCCGCGTGCGAAGAACTCGGCATCCGCGAGATGGTGGCCGTCATCAGCGACAAGGGCGCCGAAGCGTCGGTGGCCCTGCACGAGAAGCTCGGCTTCGTCGAGGTCGGGCGGATGGGACGGGTCGGCTTCAAGTTCGGGCGCTGGCTCGGCACGATCTACCTGCAGAAGCACCTCGACGCCAAGAAGCGGAAGAAGCGCTCACTCTTCGGCCGGTGA
- a CDS encoding MFS transporter produces MRSSALGITAGLIGWFILVEVVSGILQGYYVPLFSDIVVALDIHDSDVNWFEAAQLLLSALVVPVLAKLGDMYGHKRILLIAAVLTAGATWWLAFAGSFWTFLIAWALQGFYVVWLPLEIALIFERGRAQNRGVSLTRRAAGLLVVGLQAGAIIGALAAGRIFAATGGDLTLTLIVPAIAVTLVAVVIWLWVPESTPQPGRTLDTWGFVILAWGLLLITSALAWMRLIGELDLGDGVWVGVVTLLVLGVVVLVGFVLFELRQKDPAIDVRVLARPDMWPVQVTAFLIGISLLGAQGPLSTYAGTDPSLGYGLGLDATERSNVIGVYLVSLIVGAVLFAVTSRRASPRIVLIAAALLVGVGYTLFLPFHLELWQVLLNLSIAGLGCGALVGAMPAAAAAAAPLGQTGVASALTNTTKTIGGTFSSAVFGVVLAGGAGVAASQTAASLGGYLTVWAICAAGGFLAAVLLFFVPKVAFADAAETPAA; encoded by the coding sequence CTGCGCTCCTCAGCACTGGGTATCACCGCCGGGCTCATCGGCTGGTTCATCCTCGTCGAGGTGGTCAGCGGCATCCTGCAGGGGTACTACGTGCCCTTGTTCAGCGACATCGTCGTCGCCCTGGACATCCACGACTCCGACGTCAACTGGTTCGAAGCCGCCCAGCTGCTGCTGTCGGCGCTCGTCGTGCCGGTGCTCGCCAAGCTCGGCGACATGTACGGCCACAAGCGCATCCTGCTGATCGCGGCGGTCCTCACGGCGGGCGCGACGTGGTGGCTCGCGTTCGCTGGCTCCTTTTGGACCTTCCTCATCGCCTGGGCGCTCCAGGGGTTCTACGTCGTGTGGCTCCCCCTGGAGATCGCCCTCATCTTCGAGCGCGGCCGCGCGCAGAACCGCGGCGTCTCCCTCACCCGCCGCGCCGCGGGTCTCCTCGTCGTCGGACTGCAGGCGGGCGCGATCATCGGCGCCCTGGCCGCCGGACGCATCTTCGCCGCCACCGGGGGCGACCTGACCCTCACCCTCATCGTCCCGGCCATCGCGGTCACACTCGTCGCCGTCGTCATCTGGCTGTGGGTGCCGGAGTCCACCCCGCAACCGGGCCGGACGCTCGACACCTGGGGCTTCGTCATCCTCGCGTGGGGGCTGCTGCTCATCACGAGCGCACTCGCCTGGATGCGTCTCATCGGCGAACTCGACCTCGGTGACGGTGTCTGGGTGGGCGTCGTGACGCTCCTCGTGCTCGGCGTGGTCGTCCTCGTCGGGTTCGTGCTGTTCGAGCTGCGGCAGAAAGACCCGGCGATCGACGTCCGCGTGCTCGCGCGCCCCGACATGTGGCCCGTCCAGGTGACGGCGTTCCTGATCGGCATCAGCCTGCTCGGCGCGCAGGGCCCCCTCTCCACCTACGCGGGCACCGACCCGTCGCTCGGCTACGGCCTGGGGCTGGATGCCACGGAGCGCTCGAACGTCATCGGTGTCTACCTCGTGTCGCTCATCGTCGGTGCCGTGCTGTTCGCCGTCACCTCGCGCCGGGCGAGCCCCCGGATCGTCCTGATCGCCGCCGCCCTCCTCGTCGGCGTCGGGTACACCCTCTTCCTCCCCTTCCACCTCGAGCTGTGGCAGGTGCTCCTGAACCTCTCGATCGCCGGCCTCGGCTGCGGTGCCCTCGTGGGCGCGATGCCGGCGGCGGCCGCGGCGGCCGCACCGCTCGGTCAGACCGGCGTGGCATCCGCTCTCACCAACACGACCAAGACGATCGGCGGGACGTTCTCGTCGGCGGTGTTCGGCGTCGTGCTCGCCGGCGGCGCGGGGGTGGCGGCGAGCCAGACCGCCGCGTCGCTCGGCGGGTACCTGACGGTGTGGGCGATCTGCGCTGCGGGCGGGTTCCTCGCGGCGGTGCTCCTGTTCTTCGTCCCGAAGGTCGCTTTCGCCGACGCTGCGGAGACCCCCGCGGCCTGA
- a CDS encoding M4 family metallopeptidase encodes MDAETTDPRTAHPALAPALPRDEAHAIVPAYLLARLAASDHPGFTRASEAARATLATPRTYRPVRASIDLTVDGDALVVEASPDPDRLVSDAQTRETLPGVPVRREGDGPTGDIAADQAYDGLGETFAFLWDAVERVSLDGAGGALLATVHYGENYDNAFWNGERMVFGDGDGEVFTGFTGSLTVIAHELGHGVIESAGGLVYAGQSGALNESIADVFGVLTEQHARQQTVDEASWLIGAGIFTDAVQGEALRSMNAPGTAYDDDVLGRDPQPAHMRDFVDTTADNGGVHINSGIPNKAFHLAATALGGYAWERAGRIWYLALTGGAVAPTADFAAFARATLETATREYGEDSEEHTAVRAAWVGVGVIDDVASR; translated from the coding sequence ATGGATGCCGAGACGACCGACCCCCGCACCGCACACCCCGCCCTCGCCCCTGCCCTCCCCCGCGACGAGGCGCACGCCATCGTTCCGGCCTACCTCCTGGCGCGGCTCGCGGCATCCGATCACCCCGGCTTCACGCGCGCGTCGGAGGCCGCCCGGGCGACGCTGGCGACCCCGCGCACGTACCGGCCGGTCCGCGCGAGCATCGACCTCACGGTCGACGGCGATGCGCTCGTGGTGGAGGCCTCACCTGATCCCGACCGCCTCGTGTCCGACGCGCAGACGCGCGAAACGCTCCCGGGTGTGCCCGTGCGCCGCGAGGGCGACGGCCCGACCGGCGATATCGCGGCGGACCAGGCCTACGACGGGCTCGGCGAGACGTTCGCGTTCCTCTGGGATGCCGTCGAGCGGGTGTCGCTCGACGGGGCGGGCGGCGCTCTCCTGGCGACGGTGCACTACGGCGAGAACTACGACAACGCGTTCTGGAACGGCGAGCGCATGGTGTTCGGCGACGGCGACGGCGAGGTGTTCACCGGCTTCACCGGCTCGCTCACCGTGATCGCCCACGAGCTCGGCCACGGCGTCATCGAGAGCGCGGGCGGCCTCGTGTATGCGGGACAGTCCGGTGCCCTCAACGAGTCGATCGCCGACGTCTTCGGGGTACTCACGGAGCAGCATGCGCGGCAGCAGACGGTCGACGAGGCATCCTGGCTCATCGGCGCCGGCATCTTCACGGACGCCGTGCAGGGCGAGGCCCTCCGGTCGATGAACGCGCCGGGCACCGCCTACGACGACGACGTCCTCGGGCGCGACCCGCAGCCGGCGCACATGCGCGACTTCGTCGACACGACGGCCGACAACGGCGGCGTCCACATCAACTCCGGCATCCCGAACAAGGCCTTCCACCTCGCCGCCACCGCCCTCGGTGGCTACGCGTGGGAGCGCGCCGGACGGATCTGGTACCTCGCGCTCACCGGCGGTGCTGTCGCCCCGACGGCCGACTTCGCCGCGTTCGCCCGCGCGACACTGGAGACCGCGACACGCGAGTACGGTGAGGACTCGGAGGAGCACACCGCCGTCCGCGCCGCGTGGGTCGGCGTCGGTGTGATCGACGATGTCGCAAGCCGCTGA
- a CDS encoding thiamine-binding protein has translation MLIAFSVAPSGTGRADGSVHDAVAAAVAVVRASGLPHRTSSMFTEIEGEWDEVFAVVKAATDAVMPFGSRVSLVLKADIRPGHTGEITGKLDRLEQALTAREEDRG, from the coding sequence ATGCTGATCGCCTTCTCCGTCGCCCCGAGCGGCACCGGACGTGCCGACGGTTCCGTCCACGATGCCGTCGCCGCGGCCGTCGCGGTGGTCCGTGCCTCCGGGCTGCCGCACCGCACGAGCTCGATGTTCACCGAGATCGAGGGCGAGTGGGACGAGGTGTTCGCGGTGGTGAAGGCCGCCACGGATGCCGTGATGCCCTTCGGCTCCCGCGTCTCGCTCGTGCTCAAGGCCGACATCCGCCCCGGCCACACGGGGGAGATCACCGGCAAGCTCGATCGCCTCGAGCAGGCGCTGACCGCGCGCGAGGAAGACCGCGGGTAG
- a CDS encoding homoserine O-acetyltransferase: MDWQTSEDTVPSAPITEADARLLRARPPATGAWRDGDDPGERRFAALGAFRTESGRELPGIRLAYETWGELSPARDNAVLVLHALTGDSHVRGAAGRGHPTAGWWEDIVGPGAAIDTDRWYVVAANMLGGCQGSTGPSSIAPDGYEWAGRFPTLTIRDQVEAQVRLADELGIDVWAAVVGGSMGGMHALEWAAGHPDRVERLAVLCSPPTTTADQVALNSVQLEAIRMDPRFAGGEYYDAADGEGPHRGLALARRMALLNYRSPTELNQRFGRSWQSDKSPMTAGGRYAVESYLDFHGNKFTRRFDANAYLTLVEAMNSHDIGRDRGGVEDALARITARTLVLGIDSDRLFPVDGQRRIARGIRSTIDDDVVVLSSDFGHDGFLIESEAVGRHLRRLLDS, encoded by the coding sequence ATGGACTGGCAGACCTCCGAAGACACGGTGCCGAGCGCACCGATCACGGAGGCCGACGCGCGTCTGCTGCGCGCACGCCCGCCGGCGACCGGCGCGTGGCGCGACGGCGACGACCCGGGCGAGCGCCGGTTCGCCGCGCTCGGCGCGTTCCGCACGGAGAGCGGCCGGGAGCTGCCCGGCATCCGCCTCGCGTACGAGACGTGGGGTGAGCTGTCCCCCGCGCGCGACAACGCCGTGCTCGTGCTCCATGCACTGACGGGCGACAGCCACGTGCGCGGCGCCGCCGGGCGCGGACATCCCACCGCGGGGTGGTGGGAGGACATCGTGGGCCCGGGAGCGGCGATCGACACGGATCGCTGGTACGTGGTCGCGGCGAACATGCTCGGCGGATGCCAGGGCTCCACCGGACCGTCGAGCATCGCTCCCGACGGCTACGAGTGGGCCGGGCGCTTCCCGACGCTGACGATCCGCGATCAGGTCGAGGCGCAGGTGCGGCTGGCCGATGAGCTCGGCATCGACGTGTGGGCAGCGGTCGTCGGCGGCTCGATGGGAGGCATGCACGCTCTGGAATGGGCGGCCGGTCACCCCGACCGCGTGGAGAGGCTGGCGGTGCTGTGCTCGCCGCCGACCACGACGGCCGACCAGGTGGCGCTGAACTCTGTCCAGCTCGAAGCCATCCGCATGGACCCGCGCTTCGCCGGCGGCGAGTACTACGACGCCGCCGACGGCGAAGGTCCGCACCGCGGCCTCGCGCTCGCACGTCGTATGGCGCTGCTGAACTACCGCAGTCCCACCGAGCTCAATCAGCGCTTCGGACGCAGCTGGCAGTCCGACAAGAGCCCGATGACCGCCGGCGGCCGGTACGCCGTGGAGAGCTACCTCGACTTCCACGGCAACAAGTTCACCCGCCGCTTCGACGCGAACGCCTACCTCACCCTCGTCGAGGCGATGAACTCGCACGACATCGGGCGCGACCGGGGCGGTGTCGAGGATGCCTTGGCCCGCATCACGGCCCGCACGCTCGTGCTCGGCATCGACAGCGACCGCCTATTCCCCGTCGACGGTCAGCGGCGCATCGCCCGTGGCATCCGGTCGACCATCGACGACGACGTCGTGGTGCTCTCCAGCGACTTCGGCCACGACGGCTTCCTCATCGAGAGCGAAGCGGTCGGCAGGCACCTGCGCCGGCTGCTCGACTCCTGA
- a CDS encoding SDR family oxidoreductase yields MTTRRAVVTGASSGIGAATVRALRAKGWDVVGVARRADRLAELDAEVGSVSFAADLTAAADVSALAEHLAASGPVHALVHVAGGARGTDLVENGDPEHWRWMFEVNVLSAQRVTAALLPLLRAAAADDDHADALYVTSTAAQTAYPGGSGYNAAKAGESMIARALRLELNGEPIRVTEIAPGMVYTEEFTLNRLGGNQAAAEKVYEGVAEPLTADDVADVIAYALSAPGHVNLDLVTMRPVAQSAQHLLARGPLRPRV; encoded by the coding sequence ATGACGACACGGCGTGCAGTGGTGACCGGGGCGAGTTCGGGGATCGGGGCCGCGACGGTGCGAGCCCTCCGGGCGAAGGGCTGGGATGTCGTGGGGGTCGCGCGTCGCGCCGATCGGCTCGCCGAACTGGATGCCGAGGTGGGCTCCGTGTCCTTCGCCGCCGACCTCACCGCGGCGGCCGACGTGTCGGCGCTCGCCGAGCACCTGGCGGCGTCGGGTCCGGTGCACGCGCTCGTCCACGTTGCCGGCGGTGCGCGCGGGACGGACCTGGTCGAGAACGGCGACCCGGAGCACTGGCGGTGGATGTTCGAGGTGAACGTCTTGTCGGCCCAGCGGGTGACCGCGGCCCTGCTTCCGCTGCTGCGGGCCGCCGCGGCTGACGACGACCACGCCGATGCCCTGTACGTCACCTCCACCGCTGCCCAGACCGCCTACCCGGGCGGTTCCGGCTACAACGCGGCGAAGGCGGGGGAGTCGATGATCGCCCGTGCGCTGCGGTTGGAGCTCAACGGGGAGCCGATCCGCGTCACCGAGATCGCCCCCGGCATGGTCTACACGGAGGAGTTCACGCTCAACCGCCTCGGTGGCAACCAGGCCGCGGCCGAGAAGGTCTACGAGGGCGTGGCGGAGCCGCTGACGGCAGACGACGTGGCCGACGTGATCGCGTACGCCCTCTCCGCTCCGGGGCACGTGAACCTCGACCTGGTCACGATGCGCCCCGTCGCGCAGTCGGCCCAGCACCTGCTGGCGCGCGGGCCGCTCCGCCCGCGCGTGTAG
- a CDS encoding phosphoribosyltransferase — MTQKREKLTWDGFGEATRDLSRRIVGDEFVPDVVVAIARGGLLPAGAIAYGLGVKSCGALNVEFYTGIGTVLDAPELLPPDLDLGYLPGKRVLLVDDVADSGRTLALAVQLLRDAGADVRSVCIYTKPGSVALPDYAWRETGLWIDFPWSARGTVVEEDGGAKASA; from the coding sequence GTGACGCAGAAGCGCGAGAAGCTGACCTGGGACGGGTTCGGGGAGGCGACGCGCGATCTGTCGCGGCGGATCGTCGGCGACGAGTTCGTGCCCGACGTGGTCGTCGCGATCGCGCGAGGCGGGCTGCTCCCCGCGGGGGCGATCGCCTACGGCCTCGGCGTCAAGAGCTGCGGCGCGTTGAACGTCGAGTTCTACACGGGGATCGGCACCGTGCTCGACGCGCCGGAACTGCTGCCGCCCGACCTCGACCTCGGGTACCTGCCCGGAAAGCGCGTGCTTCTCGTCGACGACGTGGCCGACAGCGGCCGCACCCTCGCGCTCGCCGTGCAGCTGCTGCGCGACGCGGGTGCGGACGTGCGCTCGGTGTGCATCTACACGAAGCCCGGTTCGGTCGCGCTGCCGGATTACGCCTGGCGTGAGACGGGTCTCTGGATCGACTTCCCGTGGTCGGCTCGCGGCACGGTCGTCGAGGAGGACGGCGGCGCGAAGGCGAGCGCCTGA
- a CDS encoding MFS transporter, whose protein sequence is MTSSTRSRGAATGALLSLAIGSFGIGMTEFVVMGLLPDIAADLLPARSAADPDGAIAQTGWLITLYALGVVIGAPTIAATVARFPRHRVMLALAAALTFFSALTFLAPTFETVAASRLLAGLPHGAYFGIGALVASDVLGPGKRARGVAAVMMGLTIANVVGVPLGTYLGQQFGWRIAFLVVATIFAVAAVMIWVFVPAHAGDPARTLRAELGVFRIGQVWFTLGIGAIGFGGFFAAYSYIAPLVTEVAGSPQAAVPVVLVVMGLGMTAGNLAGGRLADHDLRRTLLGGLLGLVVVQVALALTAGWIVALTVFVFAIGFTSSVLGPTIQTRLMDVAGDNQSIAAALNHSALNIGNATGAALGGAVIAAGFGFVAPVWVGVVLALAGLAIAVVSLQAERRPALV, encoded by the coding sequence GTGACCTCCTCGACTCGTTCGAGGGGTGCGGCGACGGGGGCGCTCCTCTCTCTCGCCATCGGCAGCTTCGGTATCGGCATGACCGAGTTCGTCGTGATGGGCCTCCTGCCCGACATCGCCGCCGACCTGCTGCCGGCGCGCTCGGCCGCCGACCCCGACGGCGCCATCGCCCAGACGGGCTGGCTCATCACGCTGTACGCGCTCGGCGTCGTCATCGGAGCCCCGACGATCGCCGCCACCGTCGCGAGATTCCCGCGGCACCGCGTCATGCTGGCGCTGGCCGCCGCGCTCACGTTCTTCAGCGCGCTGACGTTCCTCGCGCCGACCTTCGAGACGGTCGCCGCCTCACGGCTGCTGGCCGGACTCCCGCACGGCGCGTACTTCGGCATCGGAGCGCTCGTGGCATCCGATGTGCTCGGTCCGGGCAAGCGCGCGCGGGGCGTCGCCGCCGTGATGATGGGTCTCACGATCGCCAACGTCGTCGGCGTTCCGCTCGGCACGTACCTCGGGCAGCAGTTCGGGTGGCGCATCGCGTTCCTGGTGGTCGCGACGATCTTCGCCGTCGCCGCCGTCATGATCTGGGTGTTCGTGCCCGCGCACGCCGGCGATCCCGCACGCACGCTGCGCGCGGAGTTGGGCGTCTTCCGCATCGGACAGGTGTGGTTCACGCTCGGCATCGGGGCGATCGGGTTCGGAGGCTTCTTCGCCGCCTACAGCTACATCGCGCCGCTGGTGACGGAGGTCGCCGGGTCACCGCAAGCGGCGGTGCCCGTCGTGCTCGTCGTGATGGGACTCGGCATGACCGCCGGCAACCTCGCCGGTGGGCGCCTCGCCGATCACGATCTGCGGCGCACGCTCCTCGGCGGTCTCCTCGGGCTCGTGGTCGTCCAGGTCGCTCTCGCCCTCACCGCCGGGTGGATCGTCGCCCTCACCGTCTTCGTGTTCGCCATCGGGTTCACCTCTTCGGTGCTCGGGCCGACGATCCAGACCAGGCTCATGGACGTCGCCGGCGACAACCAGTCGATCGCCGCAGCCCTGAACCACTCCGCTTTGAACATCGGCAACGCGACCGGAGCGGCCCTGGGCGGCGCCGTCATCGCGGCGGGCTTCGGGTTCGTCGCCCCCGTCTGGGTGGGCGTCGTGCTCGCTCTCGCCGGGCTCGCGATCGCCGTCGTCAGTCTCCAGGCCGAACGACGCCCCGCGCTGGTCTGA
- a CDS encoding ATP-binding cassette domain-containing protein: MSTLLSGRGLTRRFRAPALRPFGPPRWTTALDDVDIDVREGAALGIIGESGSGKSTLIRILLGLDAPTAGTVTVAGRTVEARASARSLHWLRRETGIVFQDPYASLDPRMSVGRIVAEPLWALDIEGDRRARVREVLTDVGLEADMADRFPHEFSGGQRQRIALARAIVHRPRLLVGDEPLSALDVTVRAQILDLLRELRTTQQLTLVLVSHDIGVVQNLCDDVVVMKDGRVVEEGPTEKVLLTPQVSYTRRLLASIPTLSPGGPGVGRAD, encoded by the coding sequence ATGAGCACCCTGCTGAGCGGACGCGGACTCACCCGACGATTCCGGGCGCCGGCCCTCCGGCCGTTCGGACCGCCGCGGTGGACGACTGCCCTCGACGACGTCGACATCGACGTGCGCGAGGGCGCCGCGCTCGGCATCATCGGCGAGTCCGGCTCGGGGAAGTCGACGCTCATCCGCATCCTCCTCGGACTGGACGCGCCGACGGCGGGCACGGTCACCGTCGCCGGCAGAACGGTCGAGGCACGCGCGTCGGCGCGCTCCCTCCACTGGCTCCGGCGGGAGACCGGGATCGTCTTCCAAGACCCGTACGCCTCGCTCGATCCGCGCATGAGTGTGGGCCGTATCGTCGCGGAGCCGCTGTGGGCGCTCGACATCGAGGGCGACCGGCGCGCACGCGTGCGCGAGGTGCTCACCGACGTCGGACTCGAAGCCGACATGGCCGATCGGTTCCCGCACGAGTTCTCCGGCGGACAGCGCCAGCGCATCGCCCTCGCGCGCGCGATCGTGCACCGTCCGCGCCTCCTCGTCGGCGACGAGCCGCTGTCCGCCCTCGATGTGACCGTCCGCGCGCAGATCCTCGACCTGCTGCGGGAACTGCGCACGACGCAGCAGCTCACGCTGGTCCTCGTCTCGCACGACATCGGCGTCGTCCAGAACCTGTGCGACGACGTCGTCGTCATGAAGGACGGGCGGGTCGTCGAGGAAGGGCCCACCGAGAAGGTGCTCCTGACGCCGCAGGTCTCCTACACGCGACGGCTGCTGGCATCCATCCCCACGCTCTCGCCCGGCGGCCCCGGTGTCGGTCGGGCTGACTAG
- a CDS encoding uracil-DNA glycosylase: MPRGLPELAEAGLIDPGWASALAPVGDDIAALGERLRAETAAGRGYLPSGDSVLRAFARPLNDVRVLIVGQDPYPTPGHPIGLSFAVDADVRPLPRSLANIYRELETDLGIPPAPHGDLSAWSDQGVMLLNRVLTVAPGAPASHRGWGWEAVTEHAIRTLVARERPLVAILWGKDAANLRPLLGHTPVIESAHPSPLSAHRGFFGSRPFSRANALLADLGADPVDWRVRPVG, translated from the coding sequence ATGCCACGGGGCCTGCCGGAACTCGCCGAGGCGGGGCTCATCGACCCCGGCTGGGCATCCGCGCTGGCCCCCGTCGGCGACGACATCGCCGCTCTCGGCGAGAGGCTGCGGGCCGAGACGGCCGCCGGACGCGGCTACCTCCCCTCGGGAGACAGCGTCCTGCGGGCCTTCGCGCGACCGCTGAACGATGTGCGGGTGCTCATCGTCGGGCAGGACCCCTATCCCACACCGGGGCATCCGATCGGGCTCTCCTTCGCCGTCGACGCCGACGTCCGGCCCCTCCCGCGGAGCCTCGCGAACATCTACCGAGAACTGGAGACCGACCTCGGCATCCCTCCGGCGCCGCACGGCGACCTCTCGGCGTGGAGCGATCAGGGGGTCATGCTGCTGAACCGCGTGCTCACGGTCGCGCCCGGCGCGCCCGCCTCGCACCGCGGGTGGGGGTGGGAGGCGGTGACCGAGCACGCCATCCGTACCCTCGTCGCTCGGGAACGGCCGCTCGTCGCGATCCTCTGGGGAAAGGATGCCGCGAACCTCCGTCCGCTGCTCGGACACACCCCCGTGATCGAGTCGGCGCATCCGTCGCCACTGTCGGCCCATCGCGGATTCTTCGGTTCCCGGCCGTTCTCACGCGCTAACGCGCTCCTCGCCGATCTGGGCGCCGACCCCGTGGACTGGCGGGTGCGCCCCGTAGGCTGA
- a CDS encoding bifunctional o-acetylhomoserine/o-acetylserine sulfhydrylase, protein MSANENWRFETTQIHAGAAPDPVTKARATPIYQTTSYVFDNADHAANLFALAEFGNIYTRIQNPTQDVVEQRIAALEGGTGALLVASGQAAETFAVLNIAEAGDHIVSSSSIYGGTYNLFKYTLAKLGIETTFVENQDDPEEWRRAVRPNTKLFFAETIGNPKINILDIRTVADVAHEAGVPLIVDNTIATPYLIRPFEHGADIVIHSATKFLGGHGTVIGGAIVDGGKFAWSQNVEKFPGLTEPDPSYHGASYTTAVGDALAYIIKARVQLLRDLGAAISPQSAWLLIQGIETLSLRIERHVQNAQEIAEWLENHDDIASVNYSGLPTSPWYAAANTYAPTGVGAVLSFELKGGVQAGREFVNALSLFSHLANIGDVRSLVIHPASTTHSQLTPEQQLTTGVTPGLVRLSVGLENIDDLKADLEQALAAARRVSEAARA, encoded by the coding sequence ATGTCCGCCAACGAGAACTGGCGCTTCGAGACCACGCAGATCCATGCGGGAGCCGCTCCCGACCCGGTCACGAAGGCGCGCGCCACGCCGATCTACCAGACCACCTCGTACGTGTTCGACAACGCCGACCACGCCGCGAACCTCTTCGCGCTGGCCGAGTTCGGCAACATCTACACGCGCATCCAGAACCCCACGCAGGATGTCGTCGAGCAGCGCATCGCGGCGCTCGAAGGCGGGACGGGCGCGCTCCTGGTGGCATCCGGGCAGGCCGCCGAGACCTTCGCGGTGCTCAACATCGCCGAGGCCGGCGACCACATCGTCTCGTCGAGCTCGATCTACGGCGGCACGTACAACCTGTTCAAGTACACGTTGGCCAAGCTCGGCATCGAGACGACCTTCGTGGAGAACCAGGACGACCCCGAGGAGTGGCGTCGCGCCGTCCGGCCCAACACGAAGCTGTTCTTCGCGGAGACGATCGGCAACCCGAAGATCAACATCCTCGACATCCGCACGGTGGCCGACGTCGCACACGAGGCGGGCGTGCCCCTCATCGTCGACAACACGATCGCGACCCCGTACCTGATCCGCCCGTTCGAGCACGGCGCCGACATCGTCATCCACTCGGCCACGAAGTTCCTCGGCGGTCACGGCACCGTGATCGGCGGCGCCATCGTGGACGGCGGGAAGTTCGCGTGGTCGCAGAACGTCGAGAAGTTCCCCGGTCTCACCGAGCCCGACCCGTCGTACCACGGCGCGTCGTACACGACGGCGGTCGGCGACGCCCTCGCCTACATCATCAAGGCGCGCGTGCAGCTGCTGCGCGACCTGGGTGCTGCGATCTCGCCGCAGAGCGCGTGGCTGCTCATCCAGGGCATCGAGACGCTCTCCCTGCGCATCGAACGTCACGTGCAGAACGCGCAGGAGATCGCGGAGTGGCTCGAGAACCACGACGACATCGCGTCGGTGAACTACTCGGGCCTGCCCACCTCGCCGTGGTACGCCGCCGCCAACACCTACGCGCCGACGGGCGTCGGTGCGGTGCTGTCGTTCGAGCTCAAGGGTGGTGTTCAGGCGGGTCGTGAGTTCGTCAACGCGCTCAGCCTCTTCAGCCACCTCGCCAACATCGGCGACGTGCGCTCGCTCGTGATCCACCCGGCCTCGACGACGCACTCGCAGCTCACCCCCGAGCAGCAGCTGACGACGGGGGTCACCCCCGGCCTCGTCCGCCTGTCGGTGGGCCTCGAGAACATCGACGACCTCAAGGCCGACCTGGAGCAGGCCCTCGCGGCCGCCCGTCGCGTGTCGGAGGCGGCTCGCGCCTGA